In Sphingobacterium sp. SYP-B4668, the sequence TGAAAGTCCCGATACTTGTTGGCCTATTCGATAAGATAAATAATGGCGAACTTAAGTACAAACAAAAATTCATATATCGCAAAGATCGAATATATGGAGGATCAGGTCTCATGCAGTTTTTTAAAGACAGTGTAGAAACGGACCTCGCAACCATGGCGTCACTAATGATCAGCTACAGTGACAACATAACTTCCATATGGTGTCAAGAATTGGCCGAAGGAACAAAAATCAACAACATCATGGATAAGCTAGGATTGAAAAATACGAAAGTCAATTCCCGAACTCCCGGTCGCGAGGCTGCATGGAAAGAATATGGATGGGGCAATACCACCCCAAGAGAAATGGCCAGTCTATTGATCATGATTCGCGAGGGACAGGTCATCAGCCCTTCCATATCGGACAAAATGTACCGTGTCTTAGGAAATGTATTTTATAATGAACGATCACTATCCCAAGTCCCTGCCCATATAAAAACCGCTTCCAAAAGCGGCTCGTTGGATGATGTCAGAAGTGAAGTAGTACTGGTGAATGCTCCAAGCGGAGACTATGTATTTAGCATCTTTACGAAAAATAACCTAGATAGAAGCTGGGAACAAACCAATGAAGCCGAGAATCTGACTCGGAGGATATCTAATCTACTTTGGAATTATTTTGAGCCTAAGCATCCCTTTCCTTTTCAATCCTTGCTAAACTAGAAAAAAGATTATAAAAAAGGCTGAATTAAAATCCAGCCTTTTTTATAATCTTTTTTCTATAAGATCGCCTGCCTAATACGGACCAGTTTGGTCAATAACCCCTCCAATAAATCTAAGTGCAACATGTTGGCTCCATCAGACTTAGCATGGGCAGGATCCGGGTGTGTTTCGATAAATAGACCATCGGCACCTACCGCGATTGCAGCTTTGGCAATGGTCTCGATTAATTGAGGCTTGCCACCGGTGACACCAGATGTCTGATTGGGTTGTTGGAGTGAATGTGTACAATCCATCACCGTAGGTACATCAAAAGATTTCATCTCAGGAATCCCTCTAAAATCAACAATCAAATCTTGATACCCAAATGTATTACCACGATCGGTCAAGAATACCTTATCATTACCTGAGTCTTTTACTTTATCTACTGCAAATTTCATAGAATCTGCCGAAAGAAATTGTCCTTTCTTAATGTTAACGACTTTTCCTGTCTCCGCTGCTGCAACCAGTAACTCAGTCTGACGACAAAGAAAAGCTGGAATCTGCAACACATCAACATAAGCTGCAGCCATTGCAGCTTCATGACTTTCATGGATATCTGTAACGGTGGGTACACCAAACGTCTGTCCCACTTTTTCAAGAATCTTAAGCGCTTTTTCATCACCTATACCTGTAAATGAATCTACTCGTGAGCGGTTTGCTTTACGGTAAGAGCCTTTAAAAATATAAGGGATATTCAATTTATCTGTTATGGTAACTATTTTTTCAGCAATACGAAGCGCGATTTCTTCACCTTCGATTGCACAAGGACCCGCCATTAAGAAAAAATTCTCGGACTGTCCATTTTTGATATTCGGTAAATATGACTGTATCATCTTCTAATAAAAATTCAATTTCTCTAATTTCCCAGCTCAGACATAAACTTAATGCGCATCAATTGAATATCCTCATAAGTATAGTCTTCCTCTCCTAACTCTTTCAAAGCCTCTTCGATAGCGTCTATCTCCGCCGTTCTAAAATAATCATATACCTCATCCTGACGATCTTGATCAATCATTTCATCAACAAAATAACCCAAATTTAATTTCGTACCTGAATTAACGATGGATTCCACCTCCTTTAGTAAATCTTCATAAGAAATCCCTTTTGAAGAAGCAATATCATCCAATCCAAT encodes:
- a CDS encoding serine hydrolase, encoding MKTYLTLVLLGFLSISIPTLAQKNDDKLTKKLTEAIAEFKGEVGIYVKKINSDKEVAIHADEIFPTASIVKVPILVGLFDKINNGELKYKQKFIYRKDRIYGGSGLMQFFKDSVETDLATMASLMISYSDNITSIWCQELAEGTKINNIMDKLGLKNTKVNSRTPGREAAWKEYGWGNTTPREMASLLIMIREGQVISPSISDKMYRVLGNVFYNERSLSQVPAHIKTASKSGSLDDVRSEVVLVNAPSGDYVFSIFTKNNLDRSWEQTNEAENLTRRISNLLWNYFEPKHPFPFQSLLN
- the kdsA gene encoding 3-deoxy-8-phosphooctulonate synthase, yielding MIQSYLPNIKNGQSENFFLMAGPCAIEGEEIALRIAEKIVTITDKLNIPYIFKGSYRKANRSRVDSFTGIGDEKALKILEKVGQTFGVPTVTDIHESHEAAMAAAYVDVLQIPAFLCRQTELLVAAAETGKVVNIKKGQFLSADSMKFAVDKVKDSGNDKVFLTDRGNTFGYQDLIVDFRGIPEMKSFDVPTVMDCTHSLQQPNQTSGVTGGKPQLIETIAKAAIAVGADGLFIETHPDPAHAKSDGANMLHLDLLEGLLTKLVRIRQAIL